The following are encoded in a window of Gammaproteobacteria bacterium genomic DNA:
- a CDS encoding 3'-5' exonuclease produces the protein MATPQHLLVIDLETRPDAAILPVDRDPETFPKPIQHEIVTLGFLLARIERDGERERYLIRKLGSASIADRSERDILAGFWQMIDRQKPRVVTWNGRGFDAAVLKQRSLIHGLTAFNWHRTDPRFGYDYRYEFNWHCDLMDVLSDFGASPRLGLDEAAQALGLPGKWNGHGEHVAEQAAAGDYAAINQYCEGDVLNTYVLYLRWAYFSTRLGRQGHNLSVQNLLDYLEAGREEHPHWDDFAARWQASARPCPIFIPEAPSEPRSQAPESHLRSEDVLP, from the coding sequence ATGGCCACTCCCCAACACCTGCTGGTTATCGATCTGGAAACCCGGCCCGATGCGGCGATTCTGCCGGTAGATCGTGATCCTGAAACCTTCCCCAAGCCGATCCAGCATGAGATCGTGACCCTGGGTTTCCTGTTAGCGCGAATTGAACGCGATGGCGAACGGGAGCGCTATTTGATCCGTAAACTCGGTTCCGCCAGCATTGCGGACCGGAGTGAACGGGATATTCTGGCCGGGTTCTGGCAGATGATCGACCGGCAGAAACCACGAGTGGTGACCTGGAATGGGCGCGGTTTTGACGCTGCCGTCCTTAAGCAACGGTCGCTGATCCATGGCCTGACCGCGTTCAACTGGCACCGCACCGATCCCCGCTTCGGTTACGACTATCGCTACGAATTTAACTGGCACTGCGACCTGATGGATGTGCTGAGCGATTTTGGCGCTTCGCCGCGACTGGGACTGGACGAAGCGGCGCAAGCTTTGGGTCTGCCAGGGAAATGGAATGGTCACGGGGAGCATGTTGCAGAACAGGCCGCCGCCGGGGACTATGCCGCGATTAATCAGTATTGCGAAGGCGATGTTCTCAATACCTATGTGCTTTATCTGCGCTGGGCGTATTTCAGCACCCGCCTCGGTCGCCAGGGCCATAACCTCAGTGTGCAGAATCTGCTGGATTATCTTGAGGCGGGCCGTGAAGAACATCCGCACTGGGACGATTTCGCCGCACGCTGGCAAGCCAGCGCCCGGCCCTGCCCGATTTTTATCCCGGAAGCGCCGAGCGAACCGAGATCCCAAGCGCCAGAGTCTCATCTGCGCAGTGAAGACGTGTTGCCATAG
- a CDS encoding RtcB family protein: MPIQQILSAQRVPVKIWTDDVDESSKQQLANIASLPFIHHHVAAMPDVHLGKGATIGSVIATHKAIIPAAVGVDLGCGMVAARLSIAANDLDEKALKKVFDQITRDVPVGRGQHPDDRVLVDAARPFEAGLKALTDRHPTLLKAFGKFSKWTNQMGTLGGGNHFIEVCLDETDQMWVMLHSGSRGIGNAIADYFIQLARQDMERWMIQLPDRDLAYLPEGTEHFADYVEAVQWAQDYAMQNRQCMLDLVIAAMTRHLPPFTVTSEVVNCHHNYVVKEHHYDANVWVTRKGAIRAREGDLGIVPGSMGTRSYIVRGKGNPESFCSSAHGAGRRMSRTAAEKQFTEADLARQTTGVICRKDRGVVDEIPGAYKDIDEVMTNQSDLTEILHTLKQVVCVKG; encoded by the coding sequence ATGCCGATTCAACAGATTCTCTCCGCCCAGCGCGTCCCGGTCAAAATCTGGACTGATGATGTGGACGAGTCCTCAAAGCAGCAGCTGGCGAATATCGCCAGTCTGCCGTTCATCCATCACCACGTTGCCGCGATGCCGGATGTGCATCTAGGCAAGGGCGCTACCATCGGTTCGGTGATCGCCACTCATAAAGCGATTATTCCCGCCGCTGTGGGCGTTGATCTGGGTTGTGGAATGGTTGCCGCCCGGTTGTCGATCGCGGCGAATGATCTCGATGAGAAGGCGTTGAAGAAAGTCTTTGATCAAATTACCCGCGATGTCCCGGTCGGTCGGGGCCAGCATCCTGATGACCGGGTTTTAGTAGACGCCGCGCGTCCGTTTGAAGCGGGATTGAAGGCATTAACTGACCGGCACCCCACCCTGCTTAAAGCCTTCGGCAAATTCTCGAAATGGACGAACCAGATGGGTACGCTGGGTGGAGGCAACCACTTCATCGAAGTCTGCCTCGATGAGACCGACCAGATGTGGGTGATGTTGCATTCCGGTAGCCGGGGCATTGGCAACGCTATTGCCGATTACTTTATCCAACTGGCTCGCCAGGACATGGAGCGCTGGATGATTCAGCTACCGGACCGGGATCTGGCCTATCTCCCGGAGGGTACTGAACACTTCGCTGATTACGTTGAAGCGGTGCAGTGGGCGCAGGACTATGCGATGCAGAACCGGCAATGCATGCTGGATCTGGTGATTGCCGCAATGACCCGCCATCTACCGCCGTTCACGGTTACCTCGGAAGTAGTGAATTGCCACCATAACTATGTGGTCAAGGAACATCACTACGACGCCAATGTCTGGGTCACGCGCAAGGGTGCCATCCGCGCCCGCGAAGGCGATTTGGGCATCGTCCCCGGCAGCATGGGTACGCGCAGCTATATCGTGCGCGGCAAGGGAAATCCCGAGAGCTTCTGCTCCAGCGCGCATGGCGCAGGCCGCCGCATGAGCCGCACCGCTGCCGAAAAACAGTTCACCGAGGCCGATCTGGCCCGGCAAACCACCGGCGTCATCTGCCGGAAAGACCGAGGCGTGGTGGATGAAATTCCCGGCGCATATAAGGACATCGATGAAGTCATGACGAATCAAAGCGATCTGACGGAGATTTTACATACCCTCAAGCAAGTCGTGTGCGTGAAGGGTTAA
- a CDS encoding NnrU family protein: MSVLILGLVLFLAVHSISIVNEPWRDRLAASIGERLWQGLYSLASLIGFSFIVWGYGLARQEPMPLYLPPAWLRHIALLLMVPVFPLLLAVYLPGCIQAKVKHPMLAATKLWAFAHLLANGMLADVLLFGSFLAWAVVYRISIKRRVAHPVLGAPPSRWNDWIAVIGGLALYVAFVLWLHLWLIGVAPVTIKH; this comes from the coding sequence ATGAGCGTTCTGATCCTTGGGCTGGTTCTCTTCCTAGCGGTGCATTCCATCTCGATCGTCAATGAACCCTGGCGTGATCGTCTGGCGGCGAGCATCGGCGAGCGATTGTGGCAGGGTCTGTACTCGCTGGCGTCCCTTATCGGATTTAGCTTCATCGTCTGGGGATACGGTCTTGCCCGCCAGGAACCCATGCCGCTCTACCTGCCGCCAGCATGGTTGCGCCATATCGCTTTATTACTGATGGTCCCGGTATTTCCACTGTTGCTGGCGGTCTACCTGCCAGGATGCATCCAGGCCAAGGTCAAACACCCTATGCTCGCAGCGACCAAACTGTGGGCGTTCGCGCACCTGCTAGCGAATGGGATGCTGGCGGATGTGTTGTTATTCGGCAGCTTTCTCGCCTGGGCGGTGGTGTATCGCATCTCCATAAAGCGCCGCGTCGCACATCCCGTTCTCGGCGCGCCGCCTTCCAGATGGAACGATTGGATTGCCGTGATCGGCGGCTTGGCGCTTTACGTCGCTTTTGTACTGTGGTTGCATCTCTGGCTGATTGGCGTCGCGCCGGTTACCATCAAGCATTGA